A genomic window from Acidimicrobiia bacterium includes:
- a CDS encoding response regulator transcription factor — translation MTTNRGTVVLIEDEEPIADLVRMYFEQEGFKLVHAPDGERGLDAVRDRDPRVVLLDIGLPGIDGIEVCRRIRTWSDVPVIMLTARDGEVDKIVGLEIGADDYLTKPFSPRELVARVRAVLRRSEEPPRAPAILEVAGFEIDSGRREIRLPGGGAVRPTAREFDLLWYLAENRGLVLSRAQILEAVWGYDYVGETRTVDVHVRQLRKKLEGLPIETAWGVGYRMGDT, via the coding sequence ATGACGACAAATCGGGGCACGGTGGTGCTCATCGAAGACGAGGAGCCAATCGCCGACCTCGTCCGGATGTATTTCGAACAGGAGGGGTTCAAGCTGGTCCACGCGCCGGATGGTGAGCGTGGGCTCGACGCGGTCCGCGATCGTGATCCCCGGGTGGTGCTACTCGACATCGGACTCCCCGGGATCGACGGCATCGAGGTGTGCCGTCGGATCCGGACCTGGTCGGACGTCCCGGTGATCATGCTGACGGCCCGAGATGGGGAGGTGGACAAGATCGTCGGGTTGGAGATCGGTGCCGACGATTATCTCACCAAACCCTTTTCGCCCCGGGAGCTCGTTGCCCGCGTCCGGGCGGTGCTCCGCCGCTCGGAGGAGCCTCCGCGAGCACCGGCGATCCTCGAGGTGGCCGGGTTCGAGATCGACTCGGGACGGCGCGAAATCCGCCTGCCCGGCGGGGGAGCCGTCCGTCCAACGGCGCGCGAGTTCGACCTGCTCTGGTACCTCGCAGAGAATCGAGGGCTGGTGCTGTCACGCGCCCAAATCCTCGAGGCAGTATGGGGTTACGACTACGTCGGCGAGACCCGAACGGTCGACGTGCATGTCCGCCAGCTCCGCAAGAAGCTCGAGGGTCTCCCGATCGAGACGGCATGGGGGGTCGGCTACCGGATGGGGGACACGTGA
- a CDS encoding glycine cleavage T C-terminal barrel domain-containing protein, translated as MPATRGTVPPASPMTTTPLSYGDTTGEYFAARRGAAVVQGSHDLIWVDGPDAVRFLDGQLSQDLGVMKPGEVARSFLLEPRGKLRAILWVLRGADRVGLVTDRGVGPTAATLLERFRFRVDATISLDDRPIAALWGPEAPAVLVHAGLPVPEGWAVAADGSVVASIPVGVPRFLVVGGADLAGARPIGSIAATTVRIEAGEPVMGQDATEATIPQETGLVPAAVSFTKGCYVGQELVARIDSRGHVNRLLRGIVLRETVVPPVGADVVHGGEVVGALSSVGESLTLRAPIALGTIRREVEPGTEVEIRWPGGAASAEVRALPLDDFDVS; from the coding sequence ATGCCTGCCACCCGCGGCACAGTGCCCCCCGCGTCCCCGATGACCACGACACCTCTCTCTTATGGCGACACCACCGGCGAGTACTTTGCGGCGCGCCGGGGGGCGGCGGTGGTCCAGGGATCACACGATCTGATCTGGGTCGACGGACCCGACGCAGTCCGGTTCCTCGACGGCCAACTGAGTCAGGATCTCGGCGTGATGAAGCCCGGCGAAGTGGCGCGATCGTTCCTGCTCGAACCCCGCGGGAAATTGCGGGCGATCCTTTGGGTGCTGAGGGGTGCGGACCGGGTCGGCCTGGTGACAGACCGCGGCGTGGGCCCGACGGCGGCGACACTCCTCGAACGGTTTCGCTTTCGAGTCGACGCGACCATCTCGCTCGACGATCGGCCGATCGCGGCTCTGTGGGGGCCAGAGGCCCCGGCGGTGTTGGTGCACGCAGGTTTGCCGGTCCCGGAGGGATGGGCGGTGGCAGCCGACGGCTCGGTCGTCGCCTCGATTCCGGTAGGAGTTCCTCGGTTTCTCGTCGTGGGCGGTGCCGACCTGGCGGGCGCCCGCCCCATCGGCTCGATCGCGGCGACCACCGTTCGGATCGAGGCCGGCGAGCCGGTGATGGGCCAGGATGCGACCGAAGCGACCATTCCCCAAGAGACGGGACTGGTTCCAGCCGCAGTCTCGTTCACCAAGGGTTGTTATGTCGGCCAGGAACTAGTTGCCCGGATCGATTCGCGGGGCCATGTGAATCGCCTCCTCCGCGGCATCGTGCTGCGCGAGACGGTCGTGCCGCCGGTGGGAGCAGACGTCGTCCACGGCGGCGAGGTGGTCGGGGCGCTCTCATCCGTCGGTGAGTCACTGACCCTGCGGGCCCCCATCGCCCTCGGCACGATCCGGCGGGAGGTCGAACCTGGAACCGAGGTAGAGATTCGATGGCCTGGTGGTGCCGCCTCGGCAGAGGTGCGGGCACTCCCACTGGACGACTTCGATGTTTCATAG
- a CDS encoding cytochrome c biogenesis protein CcdA → MDIGNVNVIAAFLFGALSFLSPCVLPLLPGYLSMMSGYSAADMADGKVSTRRMLRVTLLFVAGFTAVFVALGATATSLRGLLVRNESTILAIAGWIVLGMGLFIALSALINPRLLAPFMRERRVDVRPSRLGPWAAPVMGAAFGFGWTPCIGPTLGAILTVAATEDTVGEGMFLLFVYSMGLGVPFVLAGLGINKAYGAFGWFKRHFTPITVASGLLLAVFGLLMISGRLIDLNIWFQRILPEWLWNV, encoded by the coding sequence GTGGACATCGGCAACGTCAATGTGATCGCGGCCTTTCTCTTCGGAGCGCTCTCGTTCTTGTCGCCGTGCGTCCTCCCGTTGCTCCCGGGCTACTTGTCGATGATGTCCGGGTACTCGGCGGCCGACATGGCGGACGGGAAGGTGTCGACCCGGCGGATGCTGCGGGTGACGCTGTTGTTCGTCGCCGGGTTCACCGCCGTATTTGTCGCCCTCGGGGCGACGGCCACGTCGCTGCGCGGGCTGCTGGTTCGCAACGAGAGCACGATCCTCGCCATCGCCGGGTGGATCGTTCTGGGGATGGGTTTGTTCATCGCCCTGTCCGCGCTCATCAATCCCCGGCTGCTCGCCCCGTTCATGCGCGAGCGCCGGGTCGACGTCAGGCCCTCCCGCCTCGGCCCGTGGGCCGCGCCGGTGATGGGGGCGGCGTTCGGCTTTGGATGGACCCCATGCATCGGACCGACCTTGGGGGCGATCCTCACCGTGGCCGCCACCGAGGACACCGTGGGGGAGGGCATGTTCCTGCTCTTTGTCTACTCCATGGGGCTCGGTGTCCCCTTTGTGCTCGCCGGGCTTGGCATCAACAAGGCGTATGGGGCGTTCGGCTGGTTCAAGCGCCACTTCACACCGATCACCGTGGCTTCGGGCCTGCTCCTTGCCGTGTTCGGCCTGCTGATGATCTCTGGCCGGCTGATCGACCTCAACATCTGGTTCCAGCGGATTCTCCCAGAGTGGTTGTGGAACGTATGA
- a CDS encoding tRNA-binding protein: MPTISDWHELRVRAGTIKRAETNDGAWMPSYRLWIDFGDLGELQSSAKITDLYRVDALPGMQVIAVTGFEPIRVAGFRSDVLVLGVLTDDGVVLLRPDRPVAPGSEIA, translated from the coding sequence GTGCCCACCATCAGTGACTGGCACGAACTCAGAGTCCGCGCGGGGACGATCAAGCGTGCCGAGACGAACGACGGAGCATGGATGCCGTCGTATCGTCTCTGGATCGACTTCGGCGACCTGGGAGAACTGCAGTCGTCGGCGAAGATCACCGACCTCTACAGGGTCGACGCGCTGCCCGGAATGCAAGTGATCGCGGTGACCGGTTTCGAACCGATCAGGGTCGCCGGCTTCCGCTCGGACGTGCTGGTGCTTGGCGTTCTCACCGACGATGGGGTCGTGCTGCTCCGCCCCGATCGGCCCGTGGCGCCAGGCAGCGAGATCGCCTGA
- a CDS encoding MFS transporter, with protein sequence MGLLRALRPAVRIEHREAVILTLFSVVALTQGWAGTVVTHALSFVQTDLALSDAEVFDLMATIRAASLLALGLSWWSDHRGRRLPLLVAFAILTSANLVTALLPGTGSFTISQAIARIGTVAVGSLALVVLAEEIGPRIRGYAIGLYALFTSLGTGVGLLLRPLGAGGDEWRLLFGLSAVPLAALPFLARRVRESRAFQIPAARPPLAAVFRRGHAARFWPMALLSFAISAFTAPTANLLLVRLENVLGWSPGSASLLLAATSAPGVAIGLLAGGRIADVAGRRPTEAVAILIGVTGGVGVYFAETGPLLAVGIFLSTLGGSAFGPAFASQRSELFPTDLRATAGAWIVNASVLGGITGFAAGRFAVDAWGVPQTIAILGGFLLLSSGVIALLPETKGISLVPDSPTGPAEPPVSMPG encoded by the coding sequence GTGGGGCTGCTCCGGGCGCTCCGACCCGCCGTTCGGATCGAGCATCGCGAAGCCGTCATTCTCACCCTGTTCTCGGTGGTGGCCCTCACTCAGGGCTGGGCGGGGACCGTGGTCACCCATGCCCTGTCGTTCGTTCAGACCGACCTGGCCCTATCCGACGCGGAAGTCTTCGACCTGATGGCCACCATCCGCGCCGCGTCGCTGCTTGCCCTGGGGCTGTCGTGGTGGAGCGATCATCGCGGTCGTCGCCTTCCGTTGCTGGTGGCGTTCGCCATCCTCACCTCGGCGAATCTGGTGACGGCGCTGCTACCGGGTACCGGCTCTTTCACCATCAGCCAGGCCATTGCCCGCATCGGCACAGTTGCCGTCGGCTCGCTGGCCCTGGTCGTCCTCGCCGAGGAGATCGGACCCCGGATTCGGGGATACGCCATCGGCCTGTATGCGCTGTTCACCTCGCTTGGGACTGGGGTGGGCCTGTTGCTCCGCCCACTCGGTGCCGGCGGCGACGAGTGGCGCCTCCTCTTCGGGCTGAGCGCAGTGCCACTGGCGGCACTCCCCTTTCTGGCACGCCGGGTCCGAGAGTCGCGCGCATTCCAGATCCCGGCCGCTCGTCCCCCGCTGGCGGCCGTGTTTCGTCGCGGCCATGCCGCCCGCTTCTGGCCGATGGCGCTGCTGTCGTTCGCCATCTCCGCATTCACCGCCCCGACCGCGAACCTCTTGCTGGTTCGCCTCGAGAACGTCCTGGGCTGGTCGCCCGGCTCGGCCTCATTGCTGCTCGCCGCCACGAGCGCGCCCGGGGTGGCGATCGGCCTCCTCGCCGGCGGAAGGATCGCCGATGTCGCCGGCAGACGGCCAACCGAGGCGGTGGCGATTCTCATCGGCGTCACCGGAGGCGTCGGCGTCTACTTCGCCGAGACAGGTCCGCTGCTTGCCGTTGGCATCTTTCTGTCGACCCTGGGTGGATCGGCCTTCGGACCGGCATTCGCGTCGCAGCGGTCAGAGCTCTTCCCGACCGACCTTCGAGCGACCGCGGGGGCCTGGATCGTCAACGCCAGTGTCCTCGGCGGCATCACCGGATTCGCCGCGGGTCGGTTCGCCGTCGACGCTTGGGGCGTCCCGCAGACGATCGCCATCCTCGGGGGCTTTCTGCTGCTGTCGAGCGGCGTGATCGCACTGCTCCCGGAGACGAAGGGAATCAGCCTCGTGCCGGACTCGCCAACGGGCCCTGCCGAGCCGCCCGTCTCCATGCCAGGGTGA
- a CDS encoding MATE family efflux transporter: protein MTRWRSPHDRAIAALAVPALGSLIAEPVLSLVDTAFIGRVGTDALGALGVASAVFGLAFFLFNFLEYGTTTEVARAVGRGDLAAAGRATITAGVLGVVCGSAVAITLVLLRTPIVEMLGATGGVKSGAMVYIGIRALAAPAVLLSRAAHGAYRGYQDTRMPFVVALGVNAVNLVLDPILIFGFDWGVAGAAWATVTAQWIGAIWFVGLFARGRARFGLVGARPVAGEVRRFLRVGRDLAIRTGALLATFTIATAIATRVSDVAVAAHQVVFQLFLFLALGLDALAIAAQALVARVLGSGDRVAARQVADRLLVIGVAVGVVATVVLWALAPFIAGWFTSDPETREAIESAFTILVLMQPVAAVVFVWDGVFIGAGDFGFLAVAMVVSSAIAVGLLGLVLPLDWGLDGVWWSLGALLVIRGLTLAWRRAARQGPLASPARG from the coding sequence GTGACCCGGTGGCGGTCGCCCCATGACCGGGCAATCGCCGCGCTGGCGGTGCCGGCGTTGGGATCCCTCATTGCCGAGCCGGTTCTCAGCCTCGTGGACACGGCCTTCATCGGCCGGGTGGGCACCGATGCCCTCGGTGCGCTGGGGGTGGCGTCTGCCGTATTCGGCCTTGCGTTCTTTCTCTTCAACTTCCTCGAGTACGGGACGACGACGGAAGTGGCCCGGGCGGTAGGAAGGGGAGATCTGGCGGCGGCCGGGCGAGCCACCATCACTGCCGGGGTGCTCGGCGTCGTGTGTGGTTCGGCGGTCGCCATCACGCTGGTGCTGCTGCGGACTCCGATCGTCGAGATGCTTGGTGCCACCGGCGGGGTGAAGTCGGGTGCGATGGTATATATCGGTATCCGTGCCCTGGCAGCGCCGGCGGTGTTGCTCAGCCGGGCCGCCCACGGCGCGTACCGCGGTTACCAGGACACCCGCATGCCGTTTGTCGTCGCGCTTGGGGTCAACGCGGTCAACCTCGTTCTCGACCCGATACTCATCTTCGGGTTCGACTGGGGGGTGGCCGGGGCGGCGTGGGCAACCGTGACCGCTCAGTGGATCGGGGCTATCTGGTTCGTCGGCCTGTTCGCGCGGGGGCGGGCACGTTTCGGCCTCGTCGGGGCACGACCGGTCGCGGGGGAGGTTCGCCGTTTCCTACGGGTGGGACGGGATCTGGCGATCCGTACCGGGGCGCTGCTGGCCACTTTCACGATCGCAACGGCGATCGCCACCCGAGTGTCGGACGTTGCCGTAGCGGCCCATCAAGTGGTGTTCCAGCTGTTCCTCTTCCTGGCGCTCGGGCTCGACGCGTTGGCCATCGCTGCCCAGGCGTTGGTGGCGCGGGTGCTCGGGTCGGGTGACCGGGTGGCGGCCCGACAGGTCGCAGACCGCCTGCTGGTGATCGGGGTGGCGGTGGGGGTAGTGGCCACCGTGGTCCTATGGGCGCTCGCCCCGTTCATTGCCGGATGGTTCACCTCGGACCCGGAGACCCGCGAGGCGATCGAAAGCGCCTTCACCATTCTCGTGCTGATGCAACCGGTCGCGGCAGTCGTGTTCGTCTGGGACGGCGTGTTCATCGGCGCCGGTGACTTCGGATTCCTCGCGGTCGCCATGGTGGTGTCGTCGGCCATCGCGGTCGGGTTGCTCGGACTGGTGCTGCCACTCGATTGGGGACTCGATGGCGTGTGGTGGTCGCTTGGCGCTCTCCTGGTGATACGGGGCCTCACCCTGGCATGGAGACGGGCGGCTCGGCAGGGCCCGTTGGCGAGTCCGGCACGAGGCTGA
- the nth gene encoding endonuclease III, whose product MAPASPSSVAEAAERRRARTILNRLQRRYPDIGTALEYDNPWQLLVATVLSAQTTDENVNRVTPSVFARWPTAVDLANADPDEVEQVVYSAGFYRQKTRAIIALSADLIDRFDGEVPDDLGRLVTLKGVGRKTASVVLAEAWSKPAIAVDTHVKRVARRLGLTAATDPVKVEGDLRGLYPRARWAGISMRVIQFGRDVCSARKPRCWECPLRDLCPYPDKTPPP is encoded by the coding sequence ATGGCACCCGCTTCTCCCTCCTCCGTCGCCGAGGCCGCGGAGCGACGCCGGGCACGCACGATCTTGAATCGACTCCAGCGTCGCTATCCCGATATCGGCACGGCGCTCGAGTACGACAACCCGTGGCAGTTGCTCGTCGCCACTGTGCTGAGTGCCCAGACGACCGACGAGAACGTCAATCGGGTGACCCCCTCGGTGTTCGCCCGTTGGCCGACGGCGGTCGACCTGGCCAACGCCGACCCTGATGAAGTCGAGCAGGTGGTTTACTCGGCCGGCTTCTATCGCCAAAAGACCAGGGCGATCATCGCACTGAGCGCGGATCTCATCGATCGGTTCGATGGGGAAGTGCCCGACGACCTCGGCCGCCTGGTCACACTCAAAGGTGTCGGCCGAAAGACGGCGAGCGTGGTGCTCGCCGAGGCATGGAGCAAACCCGCCATCGCCGTCGACACTCACGTGAAGCGGGTGGCGCGCCGCTTGGGGTTGACCGCGGCAACCGATCCGGTGAAGGTCGAGGGAGATCTCCGGGGCCTCTATCCACGCGCCCGGTGGGCGGGCATCTCGATGCGGGTGATCCAGTTCGGTCGGGATGTCTGCTCGGCGCGCAAGCCCCGCTGTTGGGAGTGTCCGTTGCGGGACCTGTGCCCCTATCCGGACAAGACGCCTCCCCCGTGA